The window ggcatggtctGGTGCAGCCTGAGCCTGGGGGCATGGAGAGGTGCGGGGGCCAGGAGGACCTCGAGCTGGAAGGACTAGAGTGTGACCCGTATAAGGATTCAGGCCTGGACGTGGCGTGCAGGCTCACTCCACACACTGATGTGTTCTCCgtctccctgcctctccccacagTGAGAAAGGAACTCCGGGCTGAAGCAGCGGTCAGTGGGGACCCAGAGGCCCCAGGGAGCAACACGGTAAAGACATTGCGGCAGCAGCAGTGGGACCCCCAAAGTGGGGCCTCGGGAGGGGGGCCTGGAGGGCCTGCTTGGGCTCTTTCCTCCTCTGGTCTTATTGGTGCCCAGTCCTGGGCTGTAAGCATCtgctgctggggaggggagggagatgcAGCTGTCAGGGTGGATCGAGGTCACCTCTGGCCTCAGGGTACTGAGGCAGGTTAGGGAACCCCGTGGtggagggtggtgtcatctgggacCTGCATGCCTGGCGCATAATGAAACCAAACCCAAGTGCCGGGGGAGGGGCTGCACATCCATTCAGTCATTCCCCTGTAACCACACACGGAGAGGAGCTGTTACAGTTCccatttttcagaagagaaaactgaggttcagagagcgCAGTGTCCTCAGTTTGCACCTCGAAACCAGCAGGGGCAGGACTGGAATTCCCaggctgtctgactccaaagccctcTCTTAGCGCTGCCCTCTGCTGCTTTCCTTGGTAGTGGGGCACACAGAGACTGGTGTAATCTAACAGAGAGCTTGGCGGAAAGGGTGTTCTGAGCAGCACCACCCGTGAGGCCTGAGAGTTTTAGAAAGGAAGGAACCTTGAAGATGACCTAGGAATTGAGTTGCAGACCAAGGCTGGGGCTCACCCAGGGTACCTTTGACCCCCTGACTCCCTTTCCAAAGCCCCTTCCTCACTCCTCAGTCAGGGGGAGCAGGAGCCCTCAGTTGAGCATTTGCTCTGTGTCCAGAGCACGCTCTGTGTTCCTTATCTTGTTGAATTCTGAGTTGGTCCCTCAAGGACATCTTACAACCCCGAAGATGAGCTCCGAGGGGCTTGGCTACTGGGCCACAGTGTTCCACAGTAGGCAGAGGTGACAACGTTAGGCCTAGGGCTGTCTGGCTCCCAGGGCTATGCTCTCAGGAGTGTGGCACTCAGGGTGGCCTTTGTCCACAGTCCAGGCTGACACCTTCTCCCATCTTCCCAGGCGCCTGAGCCCAAAGAGGAAGGCTCTGCCCACCTGGCGGTGCCCGGGGTATACTTCACCTGCCCCCTCACGGGGGCCATCCTAAGGAAGGACCAGCGGGACGCCCGCATCAGAGAGGCCATTCTCATGGTGAGTGCCTGCCCCGATGCCTGAGCTGCCCCTTGAAGTCTGGAAGGCCCAGCAGCCCCTGCAGCGTCACCACCTGGGTGTGCTCCAGTTCTGTGCTAACCTTCCTCACCTGTGGGACAGAATTCACAGTCCGGGAGGGTAGGTGGAGAAAGCCGCCTCCACCCTCCCCGGGGCACCAGCTCTGAGCGTGTTATATCCGTTCTCAGAGATGCTCCAGATACAAACTACCGAGGCATCTGTATCTCCTACATGGGCTGCGTTTTTGTTTTACATAAAAATCAATCTGCCGTTCACATCTGACATGGAACTGCAGCATTTATCAGTACAGGAAGAatttccatgttttgtttttttttttttttttgcttaaaattctttattaGGAAATAATTCCAAACCTAAAGAAAAAGTACAAGAACAGAAAGAACATCTGAATCTCCTTCACCTAGGGTAGGAGTGACCTATTACTGTTCCAACAGATTATTACAAATATTACAAATGTGGTGCCTCCAGAGGCACGTCTCTgccctcacagttctggaagttaggagtgggctacagtcaagaTGGTCACAGGGCTGTGAGCCTTCTGGGAGCCCTGGGGATTCAGGCTGTTTGCTGCTGTTCCTTCGCTGCCTTCACGGCCAGCTGAGCCAGGCCAGGCCTTTCCTAGCTGCCCgctctctgcttctttctctgtcttccccctCTTCAGGGCCCTTACGACTCCATTGGGCTCACCTGGTAATCCCAGCTAATCTTATCTTAAGGTCAAATCAACAGCCTTAACTCCATCTGCTCAACCCCTGCCCCTTAACCTACATTCTCCCAGGTTCCAGGGATCAAGTTACAAATACCTGTGTCATTCTCCCCACCTTACCCAAACCTGCCAGTTGTTAACGTTTTTACCTCATTTGCTCTATCAcccctctctgtttttttttttttttttgccacgccgcatgtgggatcttagttcccccactagggatggaacccacacactttgcattggaagcacagaatcttaaccaccggaccatcaTGGAAGtccctctatttttttctgagcGGTTTGAAAGTCTGctttctccatagtgactgcacggTGACTCCTGTAAATTGTTCCTTGACTAACCAGCCCTGTGTTGATGAGCATGTAGGAAGTTTCCAATCTTTCACTAGAGAGGACAATATTTATGATGAAAACCTGGTCTGTACAGCACTTCGAGCTGTAGGTTCCATTCCAGAAGCTAAGTTGCTGGAACAAAGAACATCTGCGTCAGGCTTTGGATAGTTGTCCCCAGGTGATCCTCCATAGAGTTTGTCCCGACTCACTCTGTCACCAGCATTGTGGGAGAAAGTTCCCATTTGCCCTGTCCCCTGTCACTGTGGGTGACCAAACGTTCATTGCCTCTACCCAAATTGATAGGTAAAAACATTTCAGCAGTTTTTAGTTTGCATCTCCCTTTTTAGGGTTAGGTTGTCTATGTTTTCATATGAGAATGCATCTTTTGACCATTTTtgtattgggttttttttttattattgatttgtaggCACTCTTTACATATTAGGGAAATGAGGTTTTTGTCTATGATCTGGGGATATTTTACtccagtttatatatttttttctccagcttatttttatattctgcttATGGTCACATAGCCATGCAGAAATTTTTTCTATGTAATTCAATGCATTGATTTTAATTTATGGCTTCCAGGTTTTTGGCATACTTAGAAAAGCCTTCCCTACTAAAGAATTAAAACAGTTCTTCCATGGTTTTTCTAGTGCTAttctgtcttgctttttaatgtttaaaggTTTGCTCCAACTAGAATTTATCCCTGTGTAGAATATGATGCATGCAGCTagggttattttcattttcaaaaaattttcattggagtatagttaatttacagtgttgtgcgtgtttattttttccccagataGTTACCCAGTTTTCCCCAGTCCTTATTTGTTGAAATACCTGTCTCTGGCCACTGTGAAGTCCACCCCCATCACAACATGAATACCTACATGGACGTTGTGTTCCTTTGTTCCTTGTCTGTTCACATCCCCTGGTCCTAATTTAAATGAGGCTGCAGGCTGCCTGGATACTTCTGAGAACAGCATTGGGAGCTGCAGCTCTTTGCTGGGGGGTGGGTGTGCTTGTCCCAGGAGGCTGAAGTGGGGGCCGTCAGCCTGGCTCAGCCATATCCTGAGGACGGCCCCCCCCCGCCTCCATCTCACAGCTGCTGCTTTGCAGACCCACTTACTTGGCCCGTCTGAACCTTTTTGTCTTATGCTGGTAACTGGCAGACTGGACAAGGTCCAGATTTGAAGTCCCCAGGAGAGTTGACCCAGTTCACATCAGATGTCAAGTGACACATGGCTGCTGAAGGCTGACCCCCACTGTAGTTCAGAGAGGCGGGCCGGGGCAGGCAGAGGCTTCACACCTACCTTCCAGGAGCTCTGGCTGGGCTTCTGCGGGGGTACACAGGTAGATCTGAGTGGCCAAGTGGTCTCTGCTCTGATCCATCACCTCTAATGACCCCACTGTTTACCCGCACCCCTGTTCAGGCAGAGCAGATGTGTTTGAGGCTGCCGCAGGTACCAGCCCCACTGGCCATGTAACTGCTGACTTTCTGGGGCTGCGGAAAAACAAGACCCCACAGTGAGGCCATGTGCTTGGCTGTCCAGTGCGAGCACACTTGCGCCTGACCCTGCTCCTCACCTCGGTGACCCATTCTCAGTCTCTCCCTACTGCGATGCTGTTTGCTGGGTCCCTGGGGGCACCCAGAGGCTGGGCCAGCTGAGGGATCAAACACGGCCCCTCCAATCCCCAGGGAAGCAGGTGGCACCCCCAAGGCAGGGGGACGGGTCAGCGGCATCTCCACTGTTTTGCCTCCCTGGCTGTGCATTGGGCAGCCGCAGGTCACAGACCTTTTTTGCATCCTGTTTCTGCCACCTCAGTCTGTTTCTAGAACGTCCCTTGCAGGGCTGGGGGATTAGGAGAGGCAGTGCGTCTACAGTGGCTGGCAGGTTCCGGACATGCTGCCAGTGTGTGCTGAGAGCCGGGCCACTTAGCCAGTGTGGCCCCGAGGAGGGTGCTTCCTGACCCTCTGCTTTCTTGACTCCCCCAGCACTTCTCCACTGACCCAGTGGCTGCCTCCATCATGAAGATCCACACGTTCAACAAGGACCGGGACCGGGTGAAGCTGGGCGTGGACACCATTGCCAAGTGAGTGGGCAGCCCTCTCCCACCAGGCGCCAACTCCTGCTGAGGAGGCCTGCAGGAAGCATGGTCCTCTCCCTGGGCCCTTGGGGAAGGGGTCTGGTCTCTCTGGGGCCATTTATCAATCTTTAAAATGAAGAGGTTTATtgcatctgttcagttcagttgctcagtcgtgtccaactctgcaaccccatggactgcagcacaccaggcttccctgtccatcagcaactcccagagcttactcaaactcacgtccatcgagtcagtgatgccatccaaccatctcatcctctgtcatccccttctcctcccgccttcgatctttcccagcatcagggtcttttctagtgagtcagttgtttgcatcaggtggccaaagtattggagtttagcttcagcattagtccttccaatgaatattcaggactgatttcctttaggatggactggttggatctccttgcaatccaagggactctcaaaagtcttctccaacaccacagttcaaaagcatcaattttttggcacttagCTGTCTTTAtaatacaactctcacatccatacacgactactggataaaccatagctttgactagacggaccttgtatCAGGGGTTCCCAACCCTGGCTTCCTATTGGGATCATCAGAAGAGAGTGAAGAGGCAGGGTCGCCCTGTTCCTCTTATTGAGCAGGTCTGGGTGGCGGTGCCTAGCAGTTTGTGCTACTCAGGAGCCCCCCAAGCTGGAGGACCTCCAGGGACCCATCAGCTCCAGAGACCGTTCTGGCCCTGCCCCGCTCTACCCACCGTGGCAGGTCATTGGTGCCCTCAGAAGGCAGGACCgaaggggaggcctggtgtcttGGGCGCCAGGGGTCGGGGTTTGTGGGGTGTCCAGGTATGGCAGCACCTTGCTTGGGGTCACCCTTAATGAGGTGGCGTGGCTCTGAGCTGTCGGCCCCTATCCATCCCAGGTACCTAGACAACATCCACCTGCACCCAGAGGAGGAGAAGTACCGAAAGATCAAGGTGCAGAACAAGGTGTTCCAGGTGAGGGCTGCTGGCAGAGGGACTGGGCCTGGTGTGACTGGGCCCATGAGGCCCCCCAGGACCCAAGCCATCACAGGGAGCAGCTGGCTTGCAGACAGCCTGGGATGGGGGCTACAGCTGGCTGCAGAAGGGCCCCTACTTGGGGGGTGGGTTaggggggtgggcagtggggagcaGTCCAGGTGGgctgaggtggggggtgggagggtgggctcTCTGAGCACCATACaccctctgccctgcccaccaCCCACAGTGTTGAGTTAGTTGAGAGAACATCAGCACTGGGGAGGTTTTCCACACAAAGGCAGGCTTCTGGCATCTGTGGAGAAATTGGCCCATCACCCTGGCCCGTGGTATCTGCTCCTGTGGCCGGAAGGGCCCCACTTTCTTCTGGTGGCTTCCACCTGAGTCCAGCATCACACAGCTGGCCTGCCCCACCTTTGGCACTCCCTCCTCACGTTGTCCTTTGGATCTTCAGCCTGCCCTGGTGTTGACTTTTCTCGGTACCCGGCCCTCTGTGAGCTCAGCCCCTCAGACGGCTTCAGGAGTTCAGCCTGTCCAGGGATAGCAGCTGCACTGAGACCAGGGACTCCGGGCCGGGAGGGCCAGGGTGGGCGGAGAGTCTTGAGGGGCACAGGGAGGCCCCCAAGGGTCCCGTGTGACCTCTGCCTCCGCTCTCAGGAACGCATTCACTGCCTGGAAGGGACCCACGAGTTTTTTGAGGCCATCGGTTTCCAGAAGGTGCTGCTTCCAATCCCTGACCAGGGTAAGAGCCAAGTTGGGGCAGGAGGGTCCGGCGAGGGGTCTCCCTGACTAGGCAGTGACGTTTCTGCGTGTTCCAGAGGGCCCCGAGGAGTTTTACGTGTTGAGCGAGGCCGCTCTGGCCCAGCCTCAGAGTCTGGAGCGGCACAAGGAGCAGCTGCTGAGCGCCGAGCCTGTGCGTGCCACTCTGGCCCGCCAGCGCCGCGTCTTCCGGCCCTCGACCCTGGCCTCGCAGTTTGACCTGCCCGCGGACTTCTTCAACCTCACGGCCGAGGAGATCAAGCGGGAGCAGCGGCTGCGGTCGGAGGCCGTGGAGCGGCTGAGCGTGCTACGGACCAAGGCCATGCGTGAGCGGGAGGAGCAGCGGGAGATGCGCAAGTACACGTACACGCTGCTGCGCGTGCGCCTCCCCGACGGCTGCCTGTTGCAGGGTCCGTTCTGGGCACCTGTGCGGTACCTCCAGGCTGCGTTTGTCCCCGGGGAGGTGTGCGTGCGCGTCCCCGACGGCTGCCTGCTGCAGGGTGCAGGGTGCGCGCTGGGCGCCCGTGTGGCCTGTCTGGGCTGCGCTCGTCCCCGGGGAGGAGGCTGAGGGCTCACGGCCGGCTGGCGCAGAGGGGCTCCCACGAGCTCCAGCGCCACTTGACTGTCTCACCCCAGGGACCTTCTACGCCCGGGAGCGGGTGGCGGCGCTGTATGGGTTTGTCCGGGAGGCCTTGCAGAACGACTGGCTGCCCTTTGAGCTGCTGGCCTCGGGTGGGCAGAAGCTGTCGGAAGATGAGAACCTGGCCTTCAACGAGTGTGGGCTGGTGAGTGATGGCTCCCCGCACCTTAACCCGACTCTCTGGGCTCTTGTTAAATCATCACAAGCCCCCAAGAGGGGATGGGATGGTACTGGGGAGGTGTCCCTGGGTGTTAAGACTCACCTTCCCACTTGTGGTGTGGCCTTGAGTAACTTCTGTTTGCAAAATGGAAATGTGCCAAGTGTGTTAAGAGTCCTCTGCAAAGCAGAGACCAGAAGGCATTCAAAATGCAGGAATTCTTTGAGAGGATGAAGGAGGGGGCTGGATTGCGGTCAGACCCTGATTCAGGGAGACTGGGAAGGAGGCCTGGAGAGGAAGTGCCAACTGCTGCCCCGGGCTGGGTGGGCTTCAGCCAGGCCAGGGGGGCGTCCTCATCTGATGTGCCCTTGACAGCACAGCGGTGCTATCACCCGTGGGCCGGAGCAACCCTGGGCGAGCGTGGCCTGGGCTCCAGCAGGGAGATTTGAACGTGAAGCTGGACCTCTGCGCCTCTCACCCTGCTGCAGGTACCCTCTGCCCTCCTGACCTTCTCGTGGGACGCAGCTGTGCTTGAGGACATCAGGGCTGCAGGCACCCAGCCAGACACGTCTATCCTGAAACCCGAGCTCCTGTCGGCCATTGAGAAGCTCTAGTGAAATAAAGCAGGGTTGGCTCAGTCCCACCGTGGGTCTGTCTCGTGCTCTCCTCCACGTTCTCCCGTCCCAGTCCCTGTCCCACCTCCAGAACCACTCGCCCTGCCCATGGGGCAGTGTGAGCATGAGGAGGGGCGCTGGCTGGCCGGGCACACAGCCGTGACCACCGTCAGGAGAGGGCATCACTAGTAATCTGTTTAACAGAAGCCCTGGGTGCCTCCCAGGCAGAGCAGCCTGCAGCCCTGGCCAGGACCCTGTGTGCAGTGGCCCTAGGGTAACTGGCCAAGGGAGGCCTGGGCCTATCAGAACAAGTTCTGTAAAGTTATAAACCTGAATAAACAGATGTTGACTAGTTTCCTGGTGGTGAGTTCAAGCTGTGGGAGGCAGGGTCAGCAGCTGCGAAACTACCAGTGAGCAAGGCTGGCTGTGGCTCCTGGTGAAGCAGGGTCAGGTGGACACCTGCTCGGGTGGTACCTGGGGTCCCAGGAGCCCCTCATGTCTGAGGCAAGCTCTTCACTTCCCATGCTTTCCTATGTTGTCCCCACTGCCTACGAGCCAGCCCTGCTGAGGGCTCCTGGGGCCAGAACCCGTGAACATGACATTATGTGCCAGAGGGGCTTGGGGTGTGGGTAAGGACGAACTAGGCGACTGTCCTGGGTTATGCAGTGAGCCCAGGCGTCCCCAAGGAAGCTCTAACGtgtggaaggaaataaagatggGAGATGTGACGCTGCAGGTCCTGAAGATGGAGGAGGGGCTTCTAACAGCTACAAAAAGCGGAAATGGGTTCCCTAAGAAATGGGGTTCCCCCTTCCAAAAGAATTGGGTTCTTCTGGAAGAATAAAATGGGGTTCTCTTGTTCCAGAAGAAACCATCTCTCCCCTCAATTTAACCTAGCGAGGGCCTCATGAGGCTTCTGCCCCTAGAACTGTTAAGAACAATGTGGGGCGCTTTGTCACAGCAGCCATGGGGATCTAACAGAGACAGGGAAACAAAGGTCTAGAGGGTGGAGGAACTGCCCTGTCTGGACTCCGCCTTCATGGAGGCCAGTGGTGATTGGCTCTCTGGCCACTATGAGGTGAGAGCTTCCAGGCCCCTGATGTGATTAGACACAAAAATTTCCTGTAACCCACAGCCACTGAGTAGCCCCCACACAAGCTGTGCCTCACACTTGGGCAGCCCAGAGCTGTCCTCACATGGGGGCAGGACCTGGGCCCACCCTCCTTGGCTGCCTGATCTCCACCCAGAACCTGCTAGTGGGTAGACGGTAAATTGTCAGGTGGCAGCTAGCAAGGTTAAAGGCACTTAACCATGATTGAGGCTGGTGGCCACACCCACAGGTGGGAGCTGCACCCACGCCTCACCCCTGTGCCAGCAACCTGCAGCACTTATTCCCAGGTGGGGCCAGGgtccgcaccccacccccacggAGCTGGATGGAGGAAGACCCTCTCCAGGAGGATCAGGGTACTGCCAGGAGAGGCGGGCCAGGAGCGTCTTAGCTAGCAGATGGCGTGGCCCCCAAGGGCAGGGTCATGTTGCCCCACCTCAGGAGTGAGGCATCCACAGTCTGAACAGGTACTCACGCTGAGATGCCAGCTGACtcttcttccaacaaaacaatGTGCTGTGAAGGGCCAGCAGGACTGGAGCCTGGTTCCAATAGTTAGAATTCTGCCAGAACCTCGCTGCCCCTGGCCCTCGGTACATGCTCAGATGCCTCTGCTGGGCCCATCACAGCCCTGTCCTAGGGCCACTCCAGGGTCCAGTAGGTGCAGCGCCTGGCTCCACAATTCCTAGCTTCAGCACTCCCGAGGCTGGGAACACCCTCTGCCCACCCGCCAAGGGGCAGGAGGGGTTAACCAGCACAAGCACTTGCCGAGGAGCCCCAGCACACAACAAAGAGATGGGACAGAACTTGTATGAAGCGTTGAACTTTAAACAAAGGCCACAGGTCCACGCGTGGGGAACTGGGGGGTGGACACTGGACAGCAGAGCACTGGCCTCTGGACACACCAGGTACAGACACCACGTGTTGGAAGAGACGACAGACACGCCAGGTCGGGGTAGACAATAGTTTATACAGGTCCACGTCAGGTCCGGGTGCCACACCGCATCCGAGGGGCTTCAATTCATTCACAAGCATCTCGTCACTGCGCCTGCCCAGAGTCCAAAGGGCACGACTAGGCCCTCCCCATGCAGGTCACATCACAATAATGCTTTATTAAAGGGCAGATTAATATGCAGCTTTGGGGGGAAATTTtttacaaatatcaaaaagaactAACCAAGTATCCTATATAAAACTTTCCAGACCTCCAGGGAGGTCTGCCAAGCAGGACAAAGTGCTCTTTACACAGGAGTCAGGACTTTCAAGTATCTGAGAGGCATCGAGAATACCCTAACCATTCTACATACATACACGGGCCACTTGGGCGCTCAGGACAGGCGAAGCGAGCTGGGGGCCACGAAGCTCTCACTGGTGTCCATCCCCACTGAGCCCCCAGCTCCAGAAGTGGTTCCGCATGGGGCCTGGATGTCTGCAAGGCAAGAGAGGGAGGGGCTTCAGCCTTGGGTCCACTCTGGGGGAGGGCAGGCAAGCCATCGCCTTCTCACTGGGGCTTCGGCTGTGTTCACCCTGAGCCTGTGTGTTTCTGCAGCCCTGTCCAGCAGGCTTTGCACTTGACCCTCCAGGACAGGGGAAGCCCGTGGTAAAGATGAGGAAAGTAGGCAGCAAGGCTCAGTGGCTGGCCTCAGGCTGGCTGGCCTCTGGCTCCCTGCCCTGGGGAAGTATGGTTCAGAGGCCCTACACCCTCCCTCCCTGACAGCTCCTCACCAACCCTTGGGTCTCTGGTTTCCTGAATGTAGCTTTCAGACCaggacaggaggcctgacacccacACCATCACACCAGCCTGCCTGGCGCCTTTCAGGACCTCTTCCTCAGTCCCCATCACTCACAGGATGCGAGCTGGGGGGTGACTAACTGCTCCTTCCCTTCCTGGCCGGCTTGAAGGAAAAGAGGAGGGTGTGGTACTCTGCTCACCCCCAACATCAGAGATGTCCATGATCACACAGTCGCCTTCGTCGTCGTCCTCCTCCTCTGTGTCCGCCTGGAAGTCGTCCAGGTCTCCAGTGCCAACCTGAACAGACAAGGCACACTGtgtcagcagcagcagacagggtCGGTGTGACCCCCCTGCCACCCACTGCTGCACACCCGACCCCTCTCTGCCCATCCAGGAGACACTATCTGAGGAGtctgatgaaagtcaaagtgttagttgctcagtcgtgtccgactctttgagaccctatggactggagcccacaaggctcctttgtctataagattctctagggaagaatactggagtgggcagtcatgacctcctccagggtctTTCCCacaaagggattgaacccaggtgtcctgcattgcaggcagattcttttaaggTCTGAGTCAGGGAAGTCTTAGTGTCTCAAGAGTTATGATCAAAGGAAACCTTGGGAGTACTCTGAAATGAACTAATTATTTACCTTGTTAGAAAAATAATGCATTATTGTTTGCAAATTAGAATTGGGAGGGGGGGATCCTCTACTTTGGTTTGAAAAGGAGATGGACAAAGCACATGGTTTCTCTGAATTATTATCTTCTGGAATAAGTAGGTGGCTAAGAAGTTAGTTGGtcagtgttttcttctctgtCCAATAGCCTGGTCCCTCTGCCCAACACTTGTGAACTCTTTCCTCTGATGCTCACTCTGCCCAGTTCTGCCCATGTGGATGCCACCAGCACCCCAAGAATGGGCGTCAGGAGCTGTTATCATTGGCTTCCACCAGAGGGGACAGAGACACAGAACGAGGCAGTAACAGGACCAATCCTAAACACTGCCCATGCACAAGAGTTGGCAGAGGCAGTGGAGCTGGGCTCCCTTCCAAGGGGCTCAACACCCTCCTAGAGCCCTTCTACTCTGTAAGTCTGCCTGGAAAAGGGACAACAGTACAGCGAGGCCGTCCACTGTGCCTGCGGTTCCCAGCCTGGCTGGCAGACAGCTTATGCTCACAGACCCCTCAGTTCTAGTGTAGAAGCTCCAGGAGAGCTCCATGGGCGCTGCTGGGAGGTGCAGGGCAGCTTCCAGGCACCTGTTTCAGAAGCACAGACAGTGCATTCTCCACCCCCCAGCCATGCAGGCTTGGGTCTGGTGAGCAAGGGGACGGGCGGGTCTCCTTCTAGCCTTCCCGG is drawn from Bos mutus isolate GX-2022 chromosome 7, NWIPB_WYAK_1.1, whole genome shotgun sequence and contains these coding sequences:
- the UBXN6 gene encoding UBX domain-containing protein 6 isoform X2, whose translation is MAAAAALARLEQKQPRARGPTSQDSIRNQVRKELRAEAAVSGDPEAPGSNTAPEPKEEGSAHLAVPGVYFTCPLTGAILRKDQRDARIREAILMHFSTDPVAASIMKIHTFNKDRDRVKLGVDTIAKYLDNIHLHPEEEKYRKIKVQNKVFQERIHCLEGTHEFFEAIGFQKVLLPIPDQEGPEEFYVLSEAALAQPQSLERHKEQLLSAEPVRATLARQRRVFRPSTLASQFDLPADFFNLTAEEIKREQRLRSEAVERLSVLRTKAMREREEQREMRKYTYTLLRVRLPDGCLLQGTFYARERVAALYGFVREALQNDWLPFELLASGGQKLSEDENLAFNECGLVPSALLTFSWDAAVLEDIRAAGTQPDTSILKPELLSAIEKL
- the UBXN6 gene encoding UBX domain-containing protein 6 isoform X1, translated to MKKFFQEIKADIKFKSAGPGQKLTESVGEKAPKEKPSQPPVRQPRQGPTNEAQMAAAAALARLEQKQPRARGPTSQDSIRNQVRKELRAEAAVSGDPEAPGSNTAPEPKEEGSAHLAVPGVYFTCPLTGAILRKDQRDARIREAILMHFSTDPVAASIMKIHTFNKDRDRVKLGVDTIAKYLDNIHLHPEEEKYRKIKVQNKVFQERIHCLEGTHEFFEAIGFQKVLLPIPDQEGPEEFYVLSEAALAQPQSLERHKEQLLSAEPVRATLARQRRVFRPSTLASQFDLPADFFNLTAEEIKREQRLRSEAVERLSVLRTKAMREREEQREMRKYTYTLLRVRLPDGCLLQGTFYARERVAALYGFVREALQNDWLPFELLASGGQKLSEDENLAFNECGLVPSALLTFSWDAAVLEDIRAAGTQPDTSILKPELLSAIEKL